A part of Dehalococcoidia bacterium genomic DNA contains:
- a CDS encoding trehalose-6-phosphate synthase: protein MWTQEELKDLVKQKLEGYLFIVVSNREPYIHNYLQRRITVQRPASGLTVALDPIMKACGGTWVAHGSGNADREVVDEQNKVGVPPDKPRYSLKRIWLSKEEQNGYYYGFANNGLWPLCHIVYTRPIFDEADWNTYVKVNARFADSVIDEVGDRKAFVFIQDYHLAMLPKMLKERNPNIITAQFWHIPWPNPEAFRICPWKEDVLAGLLSNDIMGFHIRYDCFNFMDTVDRMLEARIDKEQNEITYGGKKTAVLPFPISVDYEQLSEDAPSDAVSNEIETLKNDLGIYDEIIGVGMDRIDYTKGIPDRLKALDRFLEKYPQYQGKVVFIQAGVESRVKVSPYQKLNEEIDFMVAAINWKYATGRWKPIVYVKNLEDQITLTALRRMAGFCIVSSLHDGMNLVAKEYVASRCNEDGVLILSQFTGAARELSDALLVNPYATDQLADAIKTAIEMPEDEQKKRMRKMREIVKENNIYKWAADIVTELAKLEFGG, encoded by the coding sequence ATGTGGACACAAGAAGAACTCAAAGATCTGGTAAAGCAGAAATTGGAAGGCTACCTGTTTATTGTGGTTTCTAACCGGGAGCCCTACATACACAATTACTTGCAGCGAAGGATAACGGTACAAAGGCCGGCCAGCGGGCTCACCGTCGCCCTGGACCCTATTATGAAAGCGTGCGGCGGAACCTGGGTCGCACACGGCAGCGGCAATGCCGACAGGGAAGTCGTAGACGAGCAGAACAAGGTTGGCGTACCGCCGGATAAGCCGCGCTATTCGCTTAAGAGAATATGGCTTTCAAAAGAGGAGCAGAACGGTTATTACTACGGCTTTGCCAATAACGGTCTCTGGCCTTTATGCCACATAGTCTATACCCGTCCGATCTTCGATGAGGCCGACTGGAACACTTACGTTAAGGTTAATGCACGATTCGCCGACAGCGTAATAGACGAGGTGGGCGATAGAAAGGCCTTTGTTTTTATCCAGGATTACCATCTGGCCATGCTGCCGAAGATGCTGAAGGAAAGGAACCCGAACATTATCACCGCACAGTTCTGGCACATACCGTGGCCCAATCCGGAGGCCTTCCGGATATGCCCCTGGAAGGAAGACGTGCTGGCCGGTCTCCTCAGCAATGACATCATGGGTTTTCACATTCGCTACGATTGCTTCAATTTCATGGACACTGTGGACAGGATGCTGGAGGCGCGAATAGACAAAGAGCAGAATGAGATCACATACGGAGGCAAGAAAACCGCGGTGCTGCCGTTCCCGATCAGCGTGGACTATGAGCAACTGAGCGAGGACGCCCCATCGGATGCAGTGAGCAACGAGATAGAGACGTTAAAGAACGATCTGGGCATATACGACGAGATCATCGGAGTAGGTATGGACAGGATCGACTACACCAAAGGCATCCCGGACAGGTTGAAAGCGCTGGATCGTTTTCTGGAGAAATATCCGCAGTACCAGGGCAAGGTTGTGTTCATTCAGGCTGGAGTGGAAAGCCGCGTAAAGGTAAGTCCGTACCAGAAGCTTAACGAAGAAATAGATTTTATGGTAGCCGCTATCAACTGGAAATATGCGACGGGACGCTGGAAGCCGATAGTGTATGTCAAGAACCTGGAAGATCAGATTACTCTTACGGCTTTGCGCAGAATGGCCGGTTTCTGTATAGTTAGTTCGCTTCACGACGGAATGAACCTGGTGGCTAAGGAATACGTTGCCAGCCGCTGCAATGAGGACGGCGTGCTTATTCTGAGCCAGTTCACCGGCGCCGCCCGTGAACTCTCCGACGCACTGCTTGTAAATCCCTACGCTACCGATCAGCTGGCCGACGCTATCAAAACGGCGATAGAGATGCCGGAAGACGAGCAGAAAAAACGCATGCGAAAGATGCGTGAAATAGTCAAGGAGAATAACATCTACAAATGGGCCGCGGATATAGTGACTGAGCTGGCCAAGCTGGAATTCGGTGGATAA
- the glgP gene encoding alpha-glucan family phosphorylase, which produces MDNVTPKLELPHSLSGLNELAYNLWWSWHSDARQLFRELDYQIWNLSSHNPVKQLQQMKYYRKEAAAKDLKYTDLYDSVMERFHADMESEKKWFAQKYPEQANRPIAFFSAEFAIHNALPIYAGGLGVLAGDICKEASDLGIPLVGVGFMYPSGYFSQRISVDGWQEEDHRQLNFREAPIRAVNDSEGRPLRASVQLGDRQVSIAVWHVGVGSVDLYLLDTDVEENTPSDRSLASQLYVSDWEWRIQQEIVLGIGGVRVLRLLGKEPVLWHINEGHTSFMIAERIREEVERGMPFDEAVRKIRASTIFTTHTPVPAGHDVFPVYLVDKYLNNYWGLSGIDRDKILELGREETTGDRAFNMTAFAIRMSQSTNGVSKLHGGVARKMWLDLWPDLSEDQAPISSVTNGVHIPTWLSPEMGELFDMYFAEDWAQRQDDPDMWQDVWKIPNREFWETRLDLKRKLMGAMRARAQKRWAIGGAEAQQLLSMGTLFHPEVLTIGFVRRFATYKRPDLLFRDVERLMCMVTDPWRPIQIIFAGKSHPADTNAKQLLQSVYKLATDRRFHGRIAFVEDYDMHIAHYLVQGVDIWLNVPRRLKEASGTSGMKAAINGTLNLSVRDGWWEEGYNGRNGWAVDGGPERAYSEDEDNADAESIYRLLEEEIIPLFYARDRTMLPHKWIEKSKESICSITPQFSARRMMKEYVDNIYIPVIKAQSGA; this is translated from the coding sequence ATGGACAACGTAACGCCTAAACTTGAGTTGCCGCATAGCCTATCCGGGCTCAACGAGCTTGCATATAACCTGTGGTGGAGCTGGCATTCCGACGCCAGACAGCTGTTTCGCGAGCTGGATTATCAGATATGGAATCTCAGCTCCCATAATCCGGTGAAGCAGTTGCAGCAGATGAAGTATTACCGCAAGGAAGCGGCGGCCAAAGACCTCAAGTACACCGATCTATATGATTCGGTAATGGAGAGGTTTCATGCCGACATGGAGTCCGAAAAGAAGTGGTTCGCCCAGAAGTATCCCGAGCAAGCGAACAGGCCGATAGCATTCTTCTCTGCCGAGTTCGCCATTCACAATGCCCTGCCGATATATGCCGGAGGGCTCGGTGTCCTGGCCGGCGATATCTGCAAGGAGGCCAGTGATCTGGGCATTCCTCTGGTCGGCGTCGGGTTCATGTATCCCAGCGGATACTTTTCTCAGCGCATATCCGTTGACGGATGGCAGGAGGAGGATCACAGGCAGCTCAATTTCAGGGAAGCCCCTATCAGAGCAGTAAATGATTCGGAGGGGCGTCCGCTCAGGGCCAGTGTGCAATTGGGAGACAGGCAGGTCTCGATCGCCGTCTGGCATGTAGGCGTGGGGAGCGTGGATCTTTATCTTCTGGATACGGATGTGGAGGAGAATACCCCTTCCGATCGTTCCCTGGCCTCGCAACTCTATGTCTCCGACTGGGAGTGGCGCATTCAGCAGGAGATCGTGCTCGGGATCGGGGGCGTTCGTGTCTTAAGATTGCTGGGCAAGGAGCCTGTACTGTGGCATATTAATGAAGGGCATACTTCCTTCATGATAGCCGAGCGTATCAGGGAGGAGGTGGAGAGAGGGATGCCTTTCGATGAGGCGGTGAGAAAGATCAGGGCCTCCACTATCTTCACGACTCATACGCCGGTTCCAGCAGGCCATGACGTGTTTCCCGTTTACCTTGTCGATAAGTATCTGAACAACTACTGGGGGCTTTCTGGTATAGATAGAGATAAGATCCTTGAGTTAGGCAGGGAGGAAACTACGGGCGATCGCGCCTTTAACATGACGGCTTTCGCCATAAGAATGTCGCAGAGCACAAACGGTGTCAGCAAGCTTCACGGCGGCGTGGCCAGGAAGATGTGGCTTGACCTCTGGCCTGACTTGAGCGAGGATCAAGCGCCGATCTCATCCGTAACTAACGGTGTCCATATACCGACATGGCTGTCTCCGGAGATGGGCGAGCTGTTCGACATGTATTTCGCGGAGGACTGGGCTCAGAGGCAGGATGATCCGGATATGTGGCAGGACGTGTGGAAGATTCCCAACCGCGAGTTCTGGGAGACCAGGCTGGATCTTAAGAGGAAGCTTATGGGTGCTATGCGGGCACGCGCGCAGAAGCGGTGGGCCATCGGCGGCGCGGAAGCGCAGCAGCTGCTGTCCATGGGTACGCTTTTTCACCCCGAGGTGCTGACAATAGGCTTTGTGCGCCGCTTCGCGACGTATAAGCGGCCCGATCTGCTCTTCAGGGACGTGGAACGTCTGATGTGCATGGTAACAGATCCCTGGAGGCCGATACAGATCATATTCGCCGGTAAGTCACATCCGGCGGACACTAACGCCAAACAGCTTCTACAGAGCGTTTACAAGCTGGCCACGGACAGGCGTTTTCACGGCCGCATCGCATTTGTTGAGGACTATGATATGCATATAGCGCACTACCTGGTTCAGGGCGTTGACATCTGGCTGAACGTTCCGCGCCGTCTTAAAGAAGCAAGCGGGACAAGCGGGATGAAGGCGGCGATAAACGGCACGCTTAACCTCAGCGTGCGCGACGGATGGTGGGAGGAGGGATACAACGGCAGGAACGGCTGGGCAGTTGACGGCGGCCCGGAGCGGGCATATTCGGAAGATGAGGATAACGCGGACGCGGAATCGATATACCGTCTCCTGGAGGAGGAGATAATACCGTTGTTCTACGCCAGGGATCGCACTATGCTGCCGCACAAGTGGATAGAGAAGTCAAAGGAATCGATTTGCTCAATCACACCGCAGTTTTCGGCCAGGCGCATGATGAAGGAATACGTCGATAATATCTATATACCCGTAATCAAGGCGCAGTCCGGTGCGTAG
- a CDS encoding SDR family oxidoreductase, which translates to MILDRFSLAGKMAIVTGAGRGIGKGIAIGFAEAGADLICVDITSDQAEATAGEARKIGRRALALECDVREGEQIESVVARAKKEFGRIDILVNNVGGSNFKPALKTGQRAWEAIMHLNLTATFLFSKAVAPVMLEQKSGAIVNISTRDSVIPCPGMAAYGASKAGVNSLTLTLAWELAPYVRVNAILPGAVWTEGSGPVLDAVKDRIIAGTPMKRLGKPEDIALAALYLASSASDWVTGRLFEIDGGIEFVHLTAGEVSNQ; encoded by the coding sequence GTGATTCTGGACAGGTTTTCTTTAGCGGGTAAGATGGCGATAGTGACCGGTGCCGGGAGGGGTATAGGTAAGGGAATTGCAATTGGATTTGCCGAGGCGGGGGCCGACTTGATTTGCGTTGACATCACATCCGACCAGGCGGAGGCTACGGCAGGCGAAGCGCGGAAGATTGGCCGTCGGGCGCTGGCTCTGGAATGCGATGTGCGGGAAGGCGAGCAGATCGAGAGTGTAGTGGCACGGGCGAAGAAGGAGTTCGGTCGTATTGACATCCTGGTGAATAACGTCGGCGGCAGTAACTTCAAGCCAGCCTTGAAGACCGGTCAACGCGCATGGGAGGCCATAATGCACCTGAACCTCACAGCTACCTTCCTTTTTAGTAAAGCGGTGGCGCCGGTTATGCTGGAACAGAAGTCGGGGGCGATCGTTAATATATCTACTCGCGATTCCGTTATCCCGTGTCCGGGTATGGCGGCCTACGGCGCGTCCAAGGCTGGTGTTAATTCCTTGACTTTGACGCTGGCCTGGGAACTGGCGCCGTATGTACGAGTGAACGCTATCCTGCCCGGCGCAGTGTGGACGGAGGGCAGCGGCCCGGTGCTGGATGCAGTGAAGGACAGGATAATAGCAGGAACTCCGATGAAACGCTTGGGAAAACCGGAGGATATAGCGCTGGCTGCTCTCTATCTGGCATCTTCGGCATCGGACTGGGTGACAGGCAGGCTGTTCGAGATCGACGGCGGCATTGAGTTTGTCCATCTAACCGCTGGCGAGGTGTCGAATCAGTAG